The Halorussus limi genome includes a region encoding these proteins:
- a CDS encoding ParA family protein has protein sequence MLTYTTYSEAGGVGKTTLSANLARAHRDHGHRVLVVDLDPQDGCLSYLLGVDDDRSDEDVDTIVHHMIDRGDDFDGLIRTTEGIDVVPSHNMLERLGDLLEKAASIAEQTGESFSKYGRLRHVLAANDVPENYDVLIVDPPATSGPHLYNAIDATRSLVIPVEPSGKGGESIAGLESVVAGIESNLDIDVGVLATVVNRFEGTNDQEAVLGDVNDMPYPNPVTLRKRSSLFEGCWTERCSAFQYVEEHRDRERDHERETLDKLDELATVLEERGEL, from the coding sequence ATGCTGACCTACACGACTTACAGCGAGGCCGGGGGCGTCGGGAAGACGACGCTGTCGGCCAACCTCGCGCGTGCGCACCGCGACCACGGCCATCGCGTCCTCGTCGTCGACCTCGACCCGCAGGACGGTTGTCTCTCCTACCTCCTCGGCGTGGACGACGACCGGAGCGACGAGGACGTGGACACCATCGTCCACCACATGATAGACCGCGGGGACGACTTCGACGGCCTGATTCGCACGACCGAGGGCATCGACGTGGTGCCGAGCCACAACATGCTCGAGCGCCTCGGCGACCTCCTCGAAAAGGCGGCCTCCATCGCCGAACAGACCGGCGAGTCGTTCTCGAAGTACGGCCGCCTCCGGCACGTCCTCGCCGCCAACGACGTGCCCGAGAACTACGACGTGCTGATAGTGGACCCGCCCGCGACGAGCGGTCCGCACCTCTACAACGCCATCGACGCGACCCGGAGCCTCGTCATCCCGGTCGAACCGAGCGGGAAGGGCGGCGAGTCCATCGCCGGACTGGAGTCAGTCGTCGCGGGTATCGAGTCGAACCTCGACATCGACGTGGGCGTGCTGGCGACCGTCGTGAATCGCTTCGAGGGCACCAACGACCAGGAAGCGGTACTCGGCGACGTGAACGACATGCCGTATCCGAACCCCGTCACGCTCCGCAAGCGGTCGAGCCTCTTCGAGGGGTGCTGGACCGAGCGGTGCAGCGCGTTCCAGTACGTCGAGGAACACCGCGACCGGGAGCGCGACCACGAGCGCGAGACGCTGGACAAACTCGACGAACTCGCGACCGTGTTGGAGGAGCGTGGGGAGCTATGA
- a CDS encoding tyrosine-type recombinase/integrase — protein MTKSDQSLDAPLADYLTDKSKGNDSGNYRRNAERVLREWLSWTRDRRSADTFAALDVDDLEAYARHLKRRTNDADGLAPASARKYFDYVRAYLSWCQRREHLADNPAAKRRATGALPDDDRRSEHGQQLWSPAQRNAIVEYADERAREAIDETGSNALAEARDRAFVATIAYSGVRGGEVLRDRNDARREGVRWKDVDLDAGTMTVLEKGSQEYRQTGVPRQAVSALDRWQTVFDPPSEEWPVFPTLHAPSLSSAVADGLDAAGYTDEEIEAMRDDATALELCYAEDIAPPALTTAGGRNLMRRLSKAADVPGLDTEDGEYLELHGGRRGAGDTLVRRKGWEQAQKHLLHADPKTTMEAYSHISAEETADEASEAFDESDG, from the coding sequence ATGACGAAATCAGACCAATCGCTCGACGCACCGCTCGCGGACTACCTCACCGACAAGTCGAAGGGAAACGACTCGGGCAACTACCGGCGAAACGCCGAACGCGTCCTCCGGGAGTGGCTCTCGTGGACGCGCGACCGGCGGAGTGCCGACACGTTCGCGGCGCTGGACGTGGACGACCTCGAAGCCTACGCCCGTCACCTCAAGCGTCGGACGAACGACGCCGACGGCCTCGCGCCCGCCTCGGCGCGCAAGTACTTCGACTACGTGCGGGCCTACCTCTCGTGGTGCCAGCGGCGCGAACACCTCGCGGACAACCCCGCCGCGAAGCGCCGCGCGACCGGCGCGCTCCCGGACGACGACCGACGGAGCGAACACGGCCAGCAACTCTGGTCGCCCGCCCAACGGAACGCCATCGTGGAGTACGCCGACGAGCGCGCCCGCGAGGCGATAGACGAGACGGGGTCGAACGCGCTCGCCGAGGCGCGCGACCGCGCGTTCGTCGCGACCATCGCGTATTCGGGCGTGCGCGGCGGCGAAGTCCTGCGCGACCGCAACGACGCCCGCCGCGAGGGCGTGCGCTGGAAGGACGTGGACCTCGACGCGGGAACCATGACCGTACTGGAAAAGGGGTCTCAAGAGTACCGCCAGACGGGCGTTCCCCGGCAAGCCGTCTCGGCGCTCGACCGGTGGCAGACTGTCTTCGACCCGCCGAGCGAGGAGTGGCCGGTGTTTCCGACTCTACACGCTCCGTCGCTCTCGTCGGCGGTCGCGGACGGTCTCGACGCCGCGGGGTACACCGACGAGGAAATCGAGGCGATGCGCGACGACGCGACCGCGCTCGAACTCTGCTACGCCGAGGATATCGCACCGCCTGCGCTGACGACCGCGGGTGGTCGGAACCTAATGCGGCGGCTCTCGAAGGCAGCGGACGTGCCGGGCCTCGACACCGAGGACGGCGAGTATCTCGAACTCCACGGCGGGCGGCGCGGTGCCGGCGACACGCTCGTCCGCCGGAAGGGGTGGGAGCAGGCACAGAAACACCTGCTTCACGCCGACCCCAAGACGACGATGGAGGCGTACTCCCACATCTCGGCCGAGGAAACCGCCGACGAGGCGAGCGAAGCGTTCGACGAGTCGGACGGATAG
- a CDS encoding HAD family hydrolase — protein MAAEVTTVLFDLDETLCEYIRSGVERLAEAFERADVEPYFTYDEYVREVNEVGGTESDIRRRESCFVKLARKKGFDESIGLRVADAYEALTDYTEMQLLPDAEQVLDTLADQYQLGLVTNGGPDTQSPKIDALDIRERFDTIILAGYETAAKPHPEPFQQALSEFDATKEQTVYIGNSLSSDIVGANKYGLQSVWKPHARSLDDVNPTAKPTSSSVEIPDYQIDSLQDLTERPWQSE, from the coding sequence ATGGCCGCTGAGGTTACGACCGTTCTCTTCGACCTCGACGAGACGCTGTGTGAGTACATCCGTTCGGGGGTAGAACGACTGGCAGAGGCGTTCGAACGAGCGGATGTCGAACCGTATTTCACGTACGACGAATATGTGAGAGAGGTTAACGAGGTTGGCGGGACGGAAAGCGATATTCGCCGCCGTGAATCGTGCTTCGTGAAGCTCGCACGTAAGAAGGGATTTGACGAGTCGATCGGCCTCCGTGTTGCGGACGCGTACGAAGCCCTCACCGACTACACGGAAATGCAACTCCTTCCTGATGCAGAACAGGTTCTCGACACGCTGGCGGACCAGTATCAACTCGGACTCGTGACGAACGGAGGACCGGATACCCAGTCGCCAAAGATAGACGCACTCGACATCCGAGAGAGGTTCGACACAATCATTCTTGCAGGGTACGAGACCGCCGCGAAACCACATCCTGAACCGTTCCAGCAGGCGCTTTCGGAGTTCGATGCAACCAAAGAACAGACAGTCTATATCGGGAATTCCCTGTCATCGGACATTGTGGGCGCAAACAAGTATGGACTTCAGTCAGTCTGGAAGCCCCACGCACGGTCTTTAGATGACGTGAATCCGACTGCGAAACCCACCTCGTCTTCTGTCGAGATACCGGACTATCAGATAGACTCACTCCAAGACCTCACGGAGCGACCGTGGCAATCGGAGTAA